CACCCTGATCGTCTCGCGCGGCTTCGGCGGGTTCGGTGGCGGAGGTGGCCGGAGCCAGCTCGGGACCCAGAGCAGCGAGGCCGTCCTGACCCTGGCCGACGTCAAGGCGCTGCGTGACCGCGTGAACGCGCCCGACGTCGAGAAGGTCGCGCCGGTGGTCCAGGCGAGCTCGGTGACCGGCTCGTACCAGGGCGCCACGTACAGCCCCGGACAGTTCATCGGCACCACTTCGGAGTACTCGGAAATCCGCAACTACAGCACGGTCGCCGGGTCGTTCTTCACGCACGACGACGTCGACGATCATCGGCGTGTCGCCGTGCTCGGCCAGACGGTGGTCTCCAATCTCTTTGGCACGAAGAACCCAGTCGGGGAGAACGTGAAGTTCGGCAACGCTACGTACACCGTCATCGGCGTGCTGGCGTCGAAGGGGACGAACGGCTTCCAAGACCAGGACGACATCGTCATCGCGCCCTACACCGCAGTGCAGGACACACTGACCGGCAATGCCTCGACCCTTCAGAGCATCGCGGTCGAGGCGACCTCGCGCGACGCGATGGACAGAGCCTCGACGGAGATCACCGACACGATCACCGCGAATCACCATCTGACCCCGGAGCAGGCCTCGGGCATCAGGGTCTTGAACCAGGGCCAGCTGCTGGAGACGTCGAGCAACACGAGCAGTGTCTTCACGACGCTGCTCGGTGCCGTCGCCGCCATCTCGCTGCTCGTCGGCGGGATCGGGGTGATGAACATCATGCTGGTGACGGTGACCGAGCGGACGCGTGAGATCGGCATCCGCAAGGCGCTCGGTGCTCAGCACGGGAGCATCCTCGGCCAGTTCCTCATCGAGGCGGTGCTCCTCACGATGATCGGCGGGATTCTCGGCGTGGTCGCCGGCCTGATCGGGAGCCACTTCCGCGTCGTCGGGATCACTCCGGTCGTCGCGACCTATTCGGTGTTCCTCGCGTTCGGCGTCGCGCTCGCCGTGGGCCTCTTCTTCGGCATCTATCCCGCCAACCGCGCCGCCTCCATGCGGCCGATCGACGCGCTACGTCACGAGTAGAGGAGCACTTCGATGACAACAACAAACCCGCCCGGCGACGCGCTCATCGAGGCCGAACCACTCGCGGTCCGTGACACGCTGCCGATCTCGCGGCGTTCACGGACCACGACGGGGCTCACCATCGGTCTGCTGGTGGCGTTCGGGATCTCTGCGGGGTTCCTGGTGGGTGTGCTGATCGAGAAGAATCAGAACAACTCGACGACGAGCGGCGCGGACTCGTTCGCCGCGCTGGCCCAGAGCTTCGGCGCCGGAGGTGCCGGCGCGGGCGGTGCCGGCGCAGCAAATGCCGTTCCCGGGGGTGCCGGCTTCGGGGGCGGAACCTCGGGTCAGATCAAGCTCATCGACGGGACGAACCTCTACATCGTCGACGCGCAAGGAAACACCGTGAAGGTGTCGACGTCGCCGAGCTCGACGATCTCGACCGCGCAAACGACCACACTCGACGCGCTCGAGCTCGGCGACACGGTTGTCGTGCGCGGTACCACCGGCACCGACGGGACCGTCAGCGCCACTTCGATCACCGCTACCTCGAACACCGCCAGCGGAACGCCCACAGGCGGGCAATAGGAAGGGCATGGAATGATCACGAGCCATCCGCTCCGCGCGATCGCCGGCGTGGCGATCGCACTCGGCGTGCTCGCGGTGGCGCCACCCGCCTTCGCGGCGACCACCCCGACGACGACGAGGCCCGCCCAAAAAGCATTCAACGCCTACCGCTCGTGCATGAAGGCACACGGCGTGAAGCTCACCGTTCCCACCGGCGGTCGAAACAACCCCGACGCCAACCCTCCTGGTGGGGTGCCCCCGAACGGCGCGGCGGCCGCCGCTTCCGGCTCCGGCTCGGGGACGTTCGTGCCGCCAAACCTCCCCAAGGGCGTGACCCTCAAGAAGTACCAAGCCGCGCAGAAGGCGTGCCAGAGCAAGCTCCCCGCCGGTGGCTTCGGCGGCTCCGGCGGCGCGCAGTCGGGTCAGTTCCAGGCCTACTTGAGCTGCCTCGGTGACCACGGCGTGAAAGTGCCCTCGTCCGCCGCTCTGCGCAACCTCGACCGCAACGACCCCACCTTCCAGGCCGCCGACCAGATATGCGGAGCGCTGCTCCCCGACGGGGCCGCCCCGCCGGGAAACGCGACGTCGACGCCGAGCGGCAACGCCACCTGAGGCTGGACGTGATGCCAGGTCCACCCAGCTCAGTATCAGCGAATGATCGCGGACGAAACGGCGGATCCAGTGGTCGCGGCGCGAGTGCGAGAATGACAGGGTGCCGCTCAGACCGGACGTCGATGTTGACGAGGAAGCGCTGCGCGACTTCTGCCGCCGCAACGGCATCCGGCAGCTCGCGCTGTTCGGATCTGCCTTGCGCGACGACTTCCGTCCTGACAGCGACATCGACTTGCTTGTCGAGTTCGAGCCAGGATCCACGCCTGGAATGATCCGTCTCTCGGCCATGGAGCGAGAACTACACGCGATGTTTGGCGGGCGCCGAGTCGATCTCCGTACCTACGGCGACCTCAGCCGCTACTTCCGCGACAAGGTCCGCTCGACCGCCACCCCTCTCTATGACGCTGTCGGCTGACGACATACGCCTCCGACACCTGCGAGACGCGGCGGCAAGCGCGATCGCGTTTACGCAGGGGCGCGACCGGGCTGATCTCGATGACGACGAGATGTTGCGGCTCGCGTTGACGAAGCTCGTCGAGATTGTCGGTGAAGCTGCAAAACAGGTCAGCAGCGAAACTCGCGCTCGATACCCGCGCCTTCAGTGGATCGATGCGGCGCGCATGCGCGACCGTCTTGTGCATCACTACTTCGACATCGACACCGACGTGCTCTGGGCCACCGTCACCGAGGACCTGCCCGCGGTGCTCGACGCACTCGGGCCGCTCGAGTAACGCGCATCCATCCCTACTTTCATCCCTACAACTGGATGGAAAGCCCGTGATTGGGAAGACGCACTGGTCGCGAAAGCGCACGTCAGAGCACTGCAACGCAACGTGTGGACTCCCGTGGAGGCCCTCCACGATCTTCGAAGGAACCAGCGAGATCCAGCGTCTGGTCATCGCGCGCGCCATCTCCGGCATGCACATTCGGTGATTCCAGGTTCCGGGCTCCGCAGCCGATTTTCGAGCGTCGCCACTTCGTTGGGACGACGTCGACCGTGATCGCCTCATCATCGACGGCAGCGCGTGCGCGGTGACGGCCAACCAGTTGTGAGGACGTTCCGACAAAGACGGCCAACGCGCGCGTCGTCACGCTCGACGAACGCACCGTGACAGAGATCGGGCAACGGCGTATCCAACGCGAGGGGTGTCGCCCGGAATCAGGTGCGCGGCTGTGATCTTACTATTGCCATCGTCAATAGTTGAGTGCTGGAGTGAGGTCGAGCGAGCTGGTCCGGCACGCGGAGCGCCAGGGTTGGCGCGCCAAGCAGACGAAAGGTGGCTTCATCTGGCCGCCACCGAAGGGGTGACTTGAATGCGTTGGACGGTGAGTTTCGAAGTGCACGGCGAAGCCCCCGCGAGGCTCGACGACGCCCTCGAGGAATTCGTGGACCTCTTGGTCGATCGCGGTGGTGCGGTCAGTTGTTCGACCGCGGGAGATCGGTACGGCGCGACGTTCAGCCTCGAGGAAGGCGTCGAGAATGCAACAGCGGCCGTGGCACTCGGTCACGACGTCTTCACCGCCCTTGCTGAGAAGGCGGGGCTGCCGCGCTGGCCGGTTGTGCGTGCCGAAGCGCTCAGGTTCGATGAGCTCGACCGTGAGATCGAAACGCCGAACTTCCCAGGACTCGTCGGCGTGAGCGAGATCGCTGACATCCTCGGGGTCACGCGCCAGCGCGCATCCGCACTCGCGAAGACACCGGCGTTCCCGGCTGCTGTCGCAACGCTCGCTTCCGGACCCGTCTGGACGCGGCCGAGCTTGAATCGATTCGTCGAGGAATGGCCACGCAAGGAGGGCCGACCACCGAAGTCGCCTTCTGGAAGCCGGCGATCGTCGACCAGCCCGGCGACTGCGCGTACAAGCTCGTAGGCCCTTGTCCTTGAGATGCCCGACTGTTGGCGATCGGCCGTTTCGAGGTGGCCGCGGCCGATCCTGCGCCTCATGATTCGGGAACTACCCCCGGGATAGCTCCCACATCACTCCGCGTGCTGCTCACCGAGACCGGTAGATCTTGCTCCGGTGATCGATCGCGAAGATCGTGACTGTACGGACTTTGTCGTCGATCTCGTAGACGATCCTGTAGTCACCACGGTTCGCGCTGTGCTTACCCTCGAGCTCGAAACGAAGCTCGTGACCGACGCGTCGAGGGTTGTCAGCGAGGCCGCCGTACACGAACTCCACGACCGCCGTCGCTACCTTCTCGGGAAGCTTCGCCAAGTCCCGTAGTGCGCTGGGCGACCACGCGATCTCGAACGGCTTGCCCGTGGTCACGAACGCTTGATCCGACCGAGTGCCTCGTCTCGGCTCAAGCGAATCGCCCTGCCCGACTCCGCCTCCCGCTGAGCGCGCCGGATGGATCGCATCAAGGCCGGATCACTCAGGATCTCCAACGTCTCCTCGAGCGACTCCAGGTCCTCGATGCTGAGCATCACGGCCGCGGGCCGTCCGTGCTTGGTGATCACGACTCGGCCGTGCTCGCGTTCGAGCCGTTCGACCACTTCCGACAGCCGATTTTTCGCGTCGGCGAGGGGAACGTGATCAGCAAACGTCATAGCCAGAACTATAGCTAGAACACGGAGGGCGTGGAAGGCCGCGATGCCGCGCGCACTCGAGAGAGCGAACACGCTCCATCCTCGCCCGGCCGAGGCGGAACAGCCCCTCGAGTAGCCGCCGCGACCTGACGGCCGCCCAGCCGCAGAAGTCCGCTCACCGCGTCGCGGGCAGCTAGGTTGTCGCCGCCACCGACGCAAAGGGGCACGGGGAATGACGGCTGCCACGGATCAGTTGCGGGTGCGCGACGCGCGGCTTCCGGAAGCAAGCGTCGCCCGCCGGAACGATCGATGGTGGGTCGCACCAGTGTTCACGGTGCTCGTGCTCGGCGCGTTCGTGATCTACGGCCTCTACGTCACGTTCGTCAACAAGAACTACTTCGCGGATCCCTACCTCTCGCCCTTCTACTCACCGTGCCTGGCCACGAATTGCCAGGGCCCCTCGTGGAATGTCGTCGGGAGCTGGTGGACGATCTCTCCCGCGCTGATCATCCTGCCGATACCGCTTGGCTTCCGGCTCACCTGTTACTACTACCGCAAGGCGTACTACCGGGCGTTCTTCTGGTCGCCGCCCGCCTGTGCCATCCCCGACGCCCGGTCGCGCTACTCGGGCGAGTCGCGGTTCCCCTTCATCCTCCAGAACGTCCACCGCTTCTTCTTCTACCTCGTGTTGCCGTTCCCGTTCATCTTGTTGTTCGACGCCATCGAGGCGTTCGACTTCCCCGACGGCTTCGGTATGGGC
This genomic window from Acidimicrobiia bacterium contains:
- a CDS encoding ABC transporter permease; translation: MTFFESLRIAGHGLRANRMRSALTMLGIMIGVGAVIMLVAVGNGSKVAVQKQIDSLGTNTLIVSRGFGGFGGGGGRSQLGTQSSEAVLTLADVKALRDRVNAPDVEKVAPVVQASSVTGSYQGATYSPGQFIGTTSEYSEIRNYSTVAGSFFTHDDVDDHRRVAVLGQTVVSNLFGTKNPVGENVKFGNATYTVIGVLASKGTNGFQDQDDIVIAPYTAVQDTLTGNASTLQSIAVEATSRDAMDRASTEITDTITANHHLTPEQASGIRVLNQGQLLETSSNTSSVFTTLLGAVAAISLLVGGIGVMNIMLVTVTERTREIGIRKALGAQHGSILGQFLIEAVLLTMIGGILGVVAGLIGSHFRVVGITPVVATYSVFLAFGVALAVGLFFGIYPANRAASMRPIDALRHE
- a CDS encoding nucleotidyltransferase family protein; this translates as MPLRPDVDVDEEALRDFCRRNGIRQLALFGSALRDDFRPDSDIDLLVEFEPGSTPGMIRLSAMERELHAMFGGRRVDLRTYGDLSRYFRDKVRSTATPLYDAVG
- a CDS encoding HepT-like ribonuclease domain-containing protein, with the protein product MTLSADDIRLRHLRDAAASAIAFTQGRDRADLDDDEMLRLALTKLVEIVGEAAKQVSSETRARYPRLQWIDAARMRDRLVHHYFDIDTDVLWATVTEDLPAVLDALGPLE
- a CDS encoding type II toxin-antitoxin system RelE/ParE family toxin yields the protein MTTGKPFEIAWSPSALRDLAKLPEKVATAVVEFVYGGLADNPRRVGHELRFELEGKHSANRGDYRIVYEIDDKVRTVTIFAIDHRSKIYRSR
- a CDS encoding type II toxin-antitoxin system Phd/YefM family antitoxin — translated: MTFADHVPLADAKNRLSEVVERLEREHGRVVITKHGRPAAVMLSIEDLESLEETLEILSDPALMRSIRRAQREAESGRAIRLSRDEALGRIKRS